A region from the Arthrobacter gengyunqii genome encodes:
- a CDS encoding phosphodiesterase: MDFLPAEHPRPRHFILHLSDTHLVAGADPLYGAVDSQAKLKELFAKLETSGQKPEAIVFTGDLADKGEPQAYIKLRDIVAPFAERIGAKLIWAMGNHDNRENLKAALLGEAPDMAPVDRVYMVNGLRIITLDSTVPGYHHGELSGAQLDWLRKVLKTPAPDGTILALHHPPVPSVQDLTVLVELRHQQDLAAALAGTDVRSIIAGHLHYSTFATFAGIPVSVASATCYTQDLTTPGSRGQDAGQAYNMVHVYEDSVVHSVVPLEEDRTVGERVDEAETRRRLAAAGVRILDAQQLASA; encoded by the coding sequence ATGGATTTCCTCCCGGCCGAACACCCCCGGCCGCGACATTTCATTCTTCATCTCAGCGACACCCACCTGGTGGCCGGCGCCGATCCGCTCTACGGAGCAGTGGACAGCCAGGCCAAGCTCAAGGAGCTCTTCGCCAAGCTGGAAACGTCCGGACAAAAACCCGAGGCCATTGTGTTCACCGGTGACCTGGCCGACAAGGGTGAGCCTCAGGCCTACATTAAACTCCGCGACATCGTGGCACCCTTTGCGGAGCGCATCGGGGCCAAGCTGATCTGGGCCATGGGAAACCATGACAACCGGGAGAACCTCAAAGCCGCCTTGCTGGGCGAAGCACCTGACATGGCACCGGTGGACCGCGTCTACATGGTCAACGGCCTGCGGATCATCACCCTGGATTCCACCGTGCCCGGCTACCATCACGGGGAGCTGAGCGGAGCCCAGCTGGACTGGCTGCGGAAGGTGCTGAAAACGCCGGCGCCGGACGGCACGATTCTGGCTTTGCACCATCCGCCGGTGCCCAGTGTCCAGGACCTGACCGTCCTGGTGGAGCTGCGCCATCAGCAGGATCTTGCAGCGGCACTGGCGGGGACCGATGTCCGGTCCATCATCGCCGGGCACCTGCACTACTCAACGTTTGCCACGTTCGCAGGGATTCCCGTATCCGTGGCGTCGGCAACCTGTTACACGCAGGACCTCACCACTCCGGGGAGCCGCGGCCAGGACGCCGGGCAGGCTTACAACATGGTGCACGTCTATGAGGACTCGGTGGTGCATTCGGTGGTGCCGCTGGAGGAGGACCGGACCGTCGGCGAACGTGTGGACGAGGCAGAAACCCGCCGCCGTCTCGCCGCGGCGGGCGTCCGGATCCTGGACGCCCAGCAGCTGGCTTCCGCCTAG
- a CDS encoding pyridoxamine 5'-phosphate oxidase family protein codes for MTTEERPPIVELSPEQCWKYLEKTFHGRLAVSVANRPSIYPLNYYAHDGVILFRTSPGTKLAELTVNDHVAFEADGILSDQAWSVVVHGTTRLLETQSEIDAADELPLQPWVRTLKYRYVEIQPETITGRFFNLGREPERYPEEI; via the coding sequence ATGACTACCGAAGAACGGCCGCCCATTGTCGAGTTAAGTCCTGAGCAGTGCTGGAAGTATCTGGAGAAAACCTTCCACGGACGTCTGGCGGTGAGTGTGGCCAACCGGCCGAGCATTTATCCGCTGAATTACTATGCGCACGACGGCGTCATCCTGTTCCGCACCAGCCCCGGCACCAAGCTCGCCGAGCTGACCGTAAACGACCATGTGGCGTTCGAGGCGGACGGAATCCTCAGTGACCAAGCCTGGTCCGTGGTGGTCCATGGCACCACGCGCCTCTTGGAGACGCAGAGCGAGATCGACGCCGCGGACGAGCTCCCGTTGCAGCCGTGGGTGCGGACCCTGAAGTACCGTTACGTGGAGATCCAGCCGGAAACCATCACGGGCAGGTTCTTCAACCTGGGTCGGGAACCGGAACGGTACCCCGAGGAGATCTGA
- a CDS encoding catalase gives MSTNPVDGEGRDTVQQHLTTRQGHPVYDNQNTRTVGARGPATLENYQLLEKISHFDRERIPERVVHARGFVAYGEFEATGKWGDEPIAKYTRAKLFSEPGKKTDVAIRFSSVIGGRDSSEAARDPRGFAIKFYTEDGNWDLVGNNLGVFFIRDAIKFPDVIHSLKPDPVTFRQEPARIFDFMSQTPESMHMLVNLFSPRGIPADYRHMQGFGVNTYRWVNAQGESKLVKYHWLPKQGVKSLTEEDAANIQANDLGHASKDLYEAIERGDYPQWDLYVQLMDDNDHPELDFDPLDDTKTWPEQVFEPKYVGTMTLNRNVTDHHNENEQIAFGTGVLVDGLEFSDDKMLVGRTFSYSDTQRYRVGPNYLQLPVNSAKNAPVATNQRGGQMSFGTDLAPGQNPHVNYEPNITGGLQEAPKTAPSELGPELEGRLIRARLPRTNDYMQAGQRYQLMEQWEKDDLVANFVANIGEAVRPVQERMLWHFYMCDDELGARVGEGLGISLDEVKDLGPLATQTLNEEESERMKNLGHNGPRNVEGLTMTHCVPNEHVVVTR, from the coding sequence GTGAGCACGAACCCCGTCGACGGCGAAGGCCGAGACACCGTCCAACAGCACCTGACCACCCGGCAGGGCCACCCGGTGTATGACAACCAGAACACCCGCACCGTGGGAGCCCGCGGCCCGGCCACACTGGAGAATTACCAGCTCCTGGAAAAGATCAGCCACTTCGACCGCGAGCGGATCCCGGAGCGCGTAGTCCACGCCCGCGGTTTCGTGGCCTATGGAGAATTCGAGGCAACCGGAAAATGGGGCGACGAGCCCATTGCCAAGTACACCCGGGCCAAGCTCTTCTCCGAGCCAGGGAAGAAGACCGACGTCGCCATCCGCTTCTCCTCCGTGATCGGCGGACGTGACTCTTCTGAGGCGGCACGCGACCCCCGCGGCTTCGCGATCAAGTTCTACACCGAAGACGGTAACTGGGACCTGGTGGGCAACAACCTGGGTGTGTTCTTCATCCGCGACGCCATCAAGTTCCCGGATGTTATTCACTCCCTGAAGCCCGACCCCGTCACCTTCCGCCAGGAACCGGCCCGGATCTTCGACTTTATGTCCCAGACCCCGGAGTCCATGCACATGCTGGTGAACCTCTTCAGCCCGCGCGGCATCCCTGCGGACTACCGCCACATGCAGGGCTTCGGCGTGAACACCTACCGCTGGGTCAACGCCCAGGGCGAGTCCAAGCTGGTCAAGTACCACTGGCTGCCGAAGCAGGGCGTGAAGTCACTGACCGAGGAAGACGCCGCGAACATCCAGGCCAACGACCTCGGCCACGCCTCCAAGGACCTGTACGAGGCCATTGAGCGCGGCGACTACCCCCAGTGGGACCTGTACGTGCAGCTGATGGATGACAACGACCATCCGGAACTGGACTTCGATCCGCTGGATGACACCAAGACCTGGCCGGAGCAGGTGTTTGAGCCCAAGTACGTGGGCACCATGACGCTGAACCGCAACGTCACCGACCACCACAATGAAAACGAGCAGATCGCCTTCGGCACCGGCGTGCTGGTGGACGGCCTGGAGTTCTCCGATGACAAGATGCTGGTGGGCCGGACCTTCAGCTATTCGGACACGCAGCGCTACCGCGTGGGACCGAACTATCTGCAGCTTCCGGTGAACTCCGCGAAGAACGCCCCTGTTGCCACCAACCAGCGCGGCGGCCAGATGTCTTTCGGCACCGACCTCGCGCCGGGCCAGAACCCGCACGTGAACTACGAGCCGAACATCACCGGCGGGCTGCAGGAAGCACCGAAGACCGCGCCGTCCGAGCTGGGCCCGGAGCTTGAAGGCCGTCTGATCCGTGCCCGCCTGCCGCGTACGAATGACTACATGCAGGCCGGGCAGCGCTACCAGCTGATGGAGCAGTGGGAGAAGGACGACCTGGTGGCGAACTTCGTGGCCAATATCGGCGAAGCGGTCCGCCCGGTGCAGGAGCGGATGCTCTGGCACTTCTACATGTGCGACGACGAGCTGGGCGCCCGCGTCGGTGAGGGCCTGGGCATCAGCCTGGACGAGGTCAAGGATCTTGGCCCCCTGGCCACGCAGACCCTCAATGAGGAAGAAAGCGAGCGGATGAAGAACCTGGGCCATAACGGCCCCCGCAACGTGGAAGGCCTCACCATGACGCACTGCGTTCCCAATGAACACGTGGTGGTCACCCGCTAA